From Qipengyuania soli:
CCCCGCAGACAAGCGTCGCTTGGCAGGCGTGCGGGTGATGCAGGCGGCCAATCCCGAAGAGGAAGCTCAGGCTATCGCGCTGCTCGTTCGCGAAACCTTGGAGCAGCCGGAAAGGCGCGTCGCAGTCGTCACTCCCGACCGGGCGCTTGCCCGGCGGGTGGTGCATCACCTTTCCCGCTGGAACGTCACAGCTGACGATTCCGCCGGCCGGCCGCTGTCGCAGACCCCCGCCGGGCGTTTCCTGCTCCTGCTCGCCGAAGTTCTGGCCGAGGATGCGGCACCCGTGCCGCTGATGGCACTCCTGGGCCATCCGCTGGCGAACGGCGGCATGGAACGCGGGACATGGCTGCGCCAGCTTCGCCGGGTCGAGCGGGCGCTGCGCGGACCGCGAAGGGAAGGCGGGCTGGCTCCCGTTGCGTCCTGCGTGCGAATTCTGGCCGAACGCCACCCCAAGGTCGGTGAATGGTTCGCGGCCGTGGAAGCTGCCCTCTCACCGCTCTTCCAGCTGCCCGAGGAGGTCGGTCTTGTCGAACTTCTCGACGCATTGGCGAATGCGGGAGAGGCACTGTGCGGAGAGGGGCTCTGGGCCCGCGAGGACGGTCGCGCGCTTGCGGGGTTTGTCGAGGACATGCGCCTTCATGCGCGCGACGCAGGCTTCGCCCTCGATCGGCGCGAAGCAGTTGTCGCGTTGCGCGACGCGATGGAACAGATCGCTGTACGACCACCCTATGGCGGCCACGCAAGGGTGCAGGTTCTGGGTTTGCTCGAAAGCCGCATGAACCGCGCGGACCTCGTCATCTGTGCAGGCCTTAACGAAGGTGTCTGGCCAGTGCGGGGCAGCGTCGATTCCCTGCTCGCCCCACCTGTGCTCCGCGCGCTTGGCGTGCCGGGAGGCGATTTCCGCATCGGGCTTTCGGCGCACGACCTTGCCGGTGCCCTGGGTGCTCCGGAGGTGGTCCTGAGCCGGTCTGCGCGCGACGAGGGCGGGCCTGCGATCCCCTCACGGTTCCTTTTGCGGGTGCAGGCGTTGCTCGGCGACATGCTCGACCGGCACAGCGAGACCGGCGCCATCGATCTCGCCCGCGCAATGGCCCGCGCTGCGCCCGTGGAAGCGCATCCGCGACCGCGACCGGTTCCCAGTGCCGAGCAGCGCAAGGTCGACATTTCCGCGACCGCACTGGATCGGCTCCTGGGCGACCCGTACCAGTTCTTTGCACAGAAGATCCTCGGCCTGTCGGAACTCGACACGCTCGATGCCGATCCCGACGCGCTTTGGCAGGGTAACGTCGCGCACAAGGTGCTCGAGCGCTGGCACGAGGAACGCATCGCCGGCCGACCCGCGAGCATTGTCGCGATCATGGAAGACGTGCTCGATGCCGAAAATGCAGACCCGTTGGTGAGGGGCCTGTGGCGCCCGCGGCTTCAGGCTGCGCTGCGCTGGGTCGAGGAGACGGTAGAGCAGTACGAGGATCGCGAGGTCCTTGCTGTCGAACAGCGTGGGTCCATGCAATTCGAAGGTGTGCCTGTGCACGGCCGAGCGGATCGCATCGATCGGCTGGAGAACGGCACGCTTGCCATCGTCGACTATAAGACAGGGCAGCCACCCAGTGCAGCCATGGTCGAGCAGGGTTTCGCGCTGCAACTCGGCATCCTTGGGCTGATCGCGGAGCGCGGAGGTTTCGAACAGCTGCGTGGCGACCCTGGCGGCTACGAGTACTGGTCGCTTGGCAAGGCGAAGGCCGATAACCCCCATGGGTTCGGCTATGTCGAGGTTCCGCTAAAGGTCGGACGCAAGACCTCGGGCGTACTGCCGGAGGACTTCTTGCCCCTGACCGCGGCCAAGCTGAGCGAGGCGTTTGGTCGCTACATCAAGGGAAGCGACCCGTTTACGGCCCGCGAGAACCCGAATTTCCCAGCCTACGACACCTACGACCAGCTCATGCGGTTGGACGAGTGGATCGCATTGCAGGACGGGGATGAAGCTGCATGAGCGGGAAGGTCTATCCCCTTCAGGGCGAGCAGCGCCCGGCGGTCGATCCGCACGAAAGCGTGTGGCTTTCGGCGAGTGCGGGGACTGGCAAGACCCAGGTCCTTTCCGCCCGCGTGCTACGGCTGTTGCTGGAGCCCGGTGCAGACCCGTCGCAAATCCTTTGCCTGACTTTTACCAAGGCGGGCGCGGCCGAGATGGCCGTGCGTGTAAATTCCGTTCTTGCCCGCTGGGTACGGATGGAGGGGACCGAGCTTGCGAAGGAACTCGGCTACCTCGGCGCACCGATCGATCCCGATACGCAGGCGCGAGCACGGGCGCTATTCGCGCGGGTGCTCGACTGTCCGGGCGGCGGCCTCAGGATCGATACGATCCACGCTTTCGCGCAGTACCTTCTCGCCGCTTTTCCGGGAGAAGCCGGCATGTTGCCGGGTTCGCGTCCCATGGAGGATCGCGAGCGCGACCTGCTGAGCCGCCAGGTTCTGTCCGACCTGCTTTCCGAAGATGATCCGCAAATCTGCGACGCAATTGCCGAAATGAGCCGCCGTAAGGGGCCCGACGCAGTGCGCGGCTGGCTGATGCGTTGCGCCGCGCACATGGAGCTTTGGCAGGGGCCGGGAAGCTGGCAGCCTCCGATGGCTGCGCGAGTTCATGCGACGCTCGGGATGCCGGCAGATGCCGGGCAGGGCTGGGTTGCCGAAGGATGCACCGACGCTGCCTTCCCTGTGGCTACCCTACGTTCGCTGCGAGACGCGGCCCGCGGCTGGAGCGCGGCCACCGGGCAGAACGCAGCCGATTTCGCCGATCGATGGCTCGCGAGCGGGGCCGAGGACCGGTTGGCCGAGCTCGGCGGATTCCTCGATACTTTCCTCAAGAAGGATGGCGATCCGCGCAAGATGGCGGGCGCGGAGAAAGTCGATCCGTCGTTCTCGGCCCATCAGGAAATCCTCGCCGAAGCTGTGGCCATGGTGCGTGAACGCGCCGCCTTGCTCGATCTCGCCGCCTTCCTGGCGCCGCAACTGGAAGCTGGCCGCGCATTCGCGCTTGCATGGGACAAGGCCAAGCAGCGTGAGGGGCTGGTCGATTTCGACGACCTGATCGCCCGCGCGGCAACCCTGCTGGCTGACAGCGAAATGGCCGACTGGATCCGTTACAAGCTCGATCGCAGCTTCGATCATATCCTTGTCGACGAGGCGCAGGATACCAATGCCGCGCAGTGGCAGATCATCAAGGCGCTGACGGACGACTATTTCTCGGGCGAAGGCGCACGGGGCGAAATCATCCGCACGATCTTCACGGTCGGTGACTATAAGCAGGCGATCTTCGGCTTCCAGGGCACCAGCCCCGAGAATTTCCGCGAAGCGCGGGACTATTATCGCAAGCGCCTTGCGGATCTGGCCGAGGAATTGCGCGGGAGCCGAAGCAACCGGCGGTCGAACGGATTGCGCGAATACGGGCTCGACCAGAGCTATCGTACGAACGCCACTGTCCTCGAGTTCGTCGACCGCGCAATTCTGGGCATCGGCCCCGAAGGTCTCGGTCTCGACGACTACGACGAGCACCGAGGCAGCAGCCGCCCCGGTCTCGTCACCCTGTGGAAGGAAGTGCGCGGGCCGGGTGGCGAGGGTGAAGAGCCGGGCGAGGAAGAAGGCTGGTTGTCGAAGCACGACCGCCGGATGGCCGACCAGATCGCTATGCAGGTCAAGCGCTGGTTCGATCCCGCAGGCGACGGCTTCACGCTGGTAAAGGGAGACAAGCCGCGGCGTGCTGGTCCGGGCGATGTGATGATCCTCGTCCAGAAACGCCGCGACCTTGCATCGCTGATAGTGGCCCGGTTGTATTGCCATGGCGTGCCTGTGGCCGGTGTCGACCGTTTGCGCCTCGGCAATCCGCTGGCGGTCAAGGACCTGATGGCTGCAATCCGCTTTGCCGCGCAGCCGCTCGACGATCTCACTCTCGCCAGCCTGCTCGTGTCTCCGCTGGTCGGTTGGAGCCAGGAGGAACTGCTCGAATACGGCTATCGAACCAAGGGAATGCGTTTGTGGGAGCACCTGCGCGACCATGACGCGCCACGGGTCCGGGAAACGGTCGATGCGCTGCGCGAAATTCTCCGTCGGGCCGACTACGACAGCCCGCAACAGCTCCTGCACTGGATACTGGTGGGGCCGATGGATGGGCGGCGCAGGCTGGTCGCGCGGCTCGGGCGCGAGGCCAACGATCCGATCGATGAACTGCTGAATGCCGCAAACGCCTATGCCAGCGCGCATGTTGCCAGCCTGCAGGGCTTCATCCGCTGGTTCGACGCCGGGGACGCCGACCTCAAGCGCGAGGCGGGCGAGGGCGGTGACCAGGTTCGCGTAATGACCGTCCATGGATCGAAGGGCCTGCAGGCGCCCATAGTCGTCCTTGCCGATGCAGCGATCAGGCCGGATCCTTCTGGCGACCTTGAGCTGGTCGATGATGCCCATGGGTTCGGGCATCAGAGGACCATTCCTCTTCCGGCGCTCTCCAAGGAGGAGAAGGTCGGTCCGGTCCGCATGGCGGATGCGGCCAAGGCTGCGCGGGCGATGCAGGAGCACTGGCGGCTGCTCTACGTCGCAATGACGCGGGCAGAGGAGGCGCTGTTCATCGGCGGGTCGCTCGGGCCGCGCGAGGCGAAGAACGGGCCGCATGAGGACAGCTGGTTTGCGCGGCTTCATGCCCTGTTCGGCGAGGACGAGGGACTTGCCGACGATATCTGGGGTGCCCGCTGGGAAATCGGAACGCGAGCGCCGCCGGTGCCTGCGGAACACCAAGCGCCTGCGAATGAAGCGCTCGAATTGCCCGAATGGGCGCGCCGAACAGTGGGACCCGAACCGCGCCCGCCAAGACCGCTGGCCCCCTCGGGACTGGGCGAGGTCGAGGGCAGCGATCCGCCGCTGCCTCCCGCCAATGCCGCTGAAGCCGCGCGGCGCGGCACGCTGATACATGCCCTGCTCGAACGCCTGCCGCAGGTGATGGAAGACCGCGAAGTGCGCGGGCGCAAATGGCTGGAGCGGCAAGCCGCCGAACTGTCCCGGGAAGCGCGCGAAGAGATGCTCGCACGCGCACTGGAAGTCCTGGCCGTGCCCGGTTTCGCCGATATCTTCGGTCCCGATGCGCTTGCCGAAATCCCTCTGGCCGCCACGGTCGAAGGCCAGGTCGTCATGGGTACCGCCGACCGCCTGCTGGTCACGGGCGAGCGGGTGGTGGTGGTGGATTTCAAGACCGCGCGGCGGCCTCCGTCCTCGCTCGACGCCATACCCGAGAGCACGATGCGGCAGATGGCTGCCTATGTCGCTGCCCTTGAGCGCATCTATCCCGACCGGACAGTCGAGGCAGCTGTCCTCTATACCCAGACACCGCAACTCTTCGCCTTGCCCGGCGAACGGTTGGATGCCTACAAGACGCAGTTTGCGGCCTCGCAGGAAAGTTTCGCCCTGCCGCCGCTTGAGTAATCGCCTGCGCCACCCACATCGGTGCAAAGCATTTCAGGAGAAATTCCCATGGCAACCACCGCCGTCACCGATGCCAGCTTCAAGAGCGACGTGCTCGAATCCGACAAGCCCGTGCTGGTCGATTTCTGGGCCGACTGGTGTGGCCCGTGCAAGATGATCGCTCCGGCGCTCGAAGAGCTTTCGGAAGAACTTGCCGACAAGGTGACCATCGCCAAGATGGACATCATGGAAAACCCGGAGGTTCCCGGCGGCATGGGCGTGCAGGGCATTCCCTACCTCGTCCTGTTCAAGGACGGACAGCCCGCCGCCCACATGCGTGGCGCGGCACCGAAAGGTCAGCTCAAGCAGTGGCTTGAGAGCGTCCTCTAATCCAGTTTCGAATAAAGTCCGGCGAGCTCTTCCCACAGGGAGGGGCTCGCCGCTCCTATGAGGCCGGTGCGACCGTGTTCGTCGACACGGTAGGGTGAACCGTCCGGTCTGGCTGCCATTCCGCCAGCCTCGTTTAGCCAAAGAACCCCAGCTGCATGATCCCAGGCCAGCGTCCGCTCGAAGATGGAAACATCGTTCGTACCGAGCGCGAGGCGCGGATACTGCTCGGCCGCGCAATAGGGCACGTCGACCAGGGCATAGTTGGGAGCAACATGACGTTTCGTCGCCTCCCGGCGCGCCTCATCCATGAAGACCAGTGAAATCGCGGCGACGGGCGGTGTAGCGCCGGTGGGTCGCGAGGTAACGGCCTGCCCGTCGATCGAGGCGCCCTTGCCCATGTGCGCGACGCAGAACCGGCCGCTCAGGCAATCATAGATCCAGCCCGACCGGGCCTCGCCGCCGTCCGCGCGCGCGACGATCACTCCGAAAGGCGGCTGTCCGGCAGCGAAGTTGCGCGTTCCGTCGATGGGATCGACAATCCAGCAGGGTCGGTCGAGCCGCTCGAGAATGCCCGGGTCGGCATGCGCCGCTTCCTCGCCAACGAAGGCGAGCGAGGAGTCGATAGCCGCCAGGCCTTCGCGCAGGAGCGCTTCGCTTTCCTTGTCGGCGATGGTGACGGGATCGTTGCCGCCCTTGTCCTGCACCTCACCCTCGGCGAGGTTGCGATACCGGGGCAGGATTGCCTGTTCGGTGACCCGCCGCATGAGCGCGAGGATTTCGCGGTCGAGGGCGCCTTCTGCTCCGGTCACGTCAG
This genomic window contains:
- the trxA gene encoding thioredoxin; this encodes MATTAVTDASFKSDVLESDKPVLVDFWADWCGPCKMIAPALEELSEELADKVTIAKMDIMENPEVPGGMGVQGIPYLVLFKDGQPAAHMRGAAPKGQLKQWLESVL
- a CDS encoding inositol monophosphatase family protein, which encodes MRRVTEQAILPRYRNLAEGEVQDKGGNDPVTIADKESEALLREGLAAIDSSLAFVGEEAAHADPGILERLDRPCWIVDPIDGTRNFAAGQPPFGVIVARADGGEARSGWIYDCLSGRFCVAHMGKGASIDGQAVTSRPTGATPPVAAISLVFMDEARREATKRHVAPNYALVDVPYCAAEQYPRLALGTNDVSIFERTLAWDHAAGVLWLNEAGGMAARPDGSPYRVDEHGRTGLIGAASPSLWEELAGLYSKLD
- the addB gene encoding double-strand break repair protein AddB; the encoded protein is MADRPGPKVYSIAAHRGFADALVAGLVPRYADGDLGLARLTLLLPSSRARRTVSEAFIRHAGESGQNGLLMPRVAIVGDLDLDETLGPLLDPLGGADVPPAIDPQRRLFALAQILGKNMDDPPGGATLLRLARETAATMDRLLAEGISPSDLVDDKVTGIYPDLSSHWQDSLRLFAEVQARWLAQLDEWGAIDTATRRNRLFEHAAREWKANPPLTPIVAAGVTSAAPALANLLRVVADLPQGAVILPDFDLTMPDVVWDELGRAGAAPEPGESPFARDDAVTHPQYHLKLLLNRMSVRREEVQPWHRRGMTAAPPERSHAIGSLFLPPEASKAWVDLPADKRRLAGVRVMQAANPEEEAQAIALLVRETLEQPERRVAVVTPDRALARRVVHHLSRWNVTADDSAGRPLSQTPAGRFLLLLAEVLAEDAAPVPLMALLGHPLANGGMERGTWLRQLRRVERALRGPRREGGLAPVASCVRILAERHPKVGEWFAAVEAALSPLFQLPEEVGLVELLDALANAGEALCGEGLWAREDGRALAGFVEDMRLHARDAGFALDRREAVVALRDAMEQIAVRPPYGGHARVQVLGLLESRMNRADLVICAGLNEGVWPVRGSVDSLLAPPVLRALGVPGGDFRIGLSAHDLAGALGAPEVVLSRSARDEGGPAIPSRFLLRVQALLGDMLDRHSETGAIDLARAMARAAPVEAHPRPRPVPSAEQRKVDISATALDRLLGDPYQFFAQKILGLSELDTLDADPDALWQGNVAHKVLERWHEERIAGRPASIVAIMEDVLDAENADPLVRGLWRPRLQAALRWVEETVEQYEDREVLAVEQRGSMQFEGVPVHGRADRIDRLENGTLAIVDYKTGQPPSAAMVEQGFALQLGILGLIAERGGFEQLRGDPGGYEYWSLGKAKADNPHGFGYVEVPLKVGRKTSGVLPEDFLPLTAAKLSEAFGRYIKGSDPFTARENPNFPAYDTYDQLMRLDEWIALQDGDEAA
- the addA gene encoding double-strand break repair helicase AddA; this translates as MSGKVYPLQGEQRPAVDPHESVWLSASAGTGKTQVLSARVLRLLLEPGADPSQILCLTFTKAGAAEMAVRVNSVLARWVRMEGTELAKELGYLGAPIDPDTQARARALFARVLDCPGGGLRIDTIHAFAQYLLAAFPGEAGMLPGSRPMEDRERDLLSRQVLSDLLSEDDPQICDAIAEMSRRKGPDAVRGWLMRCAAHMELWQGPGSWQPPMAARVHATLGMPADAGQGWVAEGCTDAAFPVATLRSLRDAARGWSAATGQNAADFADRWLASGAEDRLAELGGFLDTFLKKDGDPRKMAGAEKVDPSFSAHQEILAEAVAMVRERAALLDLAAFLAPQLEAGRAFALAWDKAKQREGLVDFDDLIARAATLLADSEMADWIRYKLDRSFDHILVDEAQDTNAAQWQIIKALTDDYFSGEGARGEIIRTIFTVGDYKQAIFGFQGTSPENFREARDYYRKRLADLAEELRGSRSNRRSNGLREYGLDQSYRTNATVLEFVDRAILGIGPEGLGLDDYDEHRGSSRPGLVTLWKEVRGPGGEGEEPGEEEGWLSKHDRRMADQIAMQVKRWFDPAGDGFTLVKGDKPRRAGPGDVMILVQKRRDLASLIVARLYCHGVPVAGVDRLRLGNPLAVKDLMAAIRFAAQPLDDLTLASLLVSPLVGWSQEELLEYGYRTKGMRLWEHLRDHDAPRVRETVDALREILRRADYDSPQQLLHWILVGPMDGRRRLVARLGREANDPIDELLNAANAYASAHVASLQGFIRWFDAGDADLKREAGEGGDQVRVMTVHGSKGLQAPIVVLADAAIRPDPSGDLELVDDAHGFGHQRTIPLPALSKEEKVGPVRMADAAKAARAMQEHWRLLYVAMTRAEEALFIGGSLGPREAKNGPHEDSWFARLHALFGEDEGLADDIWGARWEIGTRAPPVPAEHQAPANEALELPEWARRTVGPEPRPPRPLAPSGLGEVEGSDPPLPPANAAEAARRGTLIHALLERLPQVMEDREVRGRKWLERQAAELSREAREEMLARALEVLAVPGFADIFGPDALAEIPLAATVEGQVVMGTADRLLVTGERVVVVDFKTARRPPSSLDAIPESTMRQMAAYVAALERIYPDRTVEAAVLYTQTPQLFALPGERLDAYKTQFAASQESFALPPLE